In Larimichthys crocea isolate SSNF chromosome XXII, L_crocea_2.0, whole genome shotgun sequence, the genomic stretch tttacttttataccgATCAGTAGATGGTCAATAATGTTCTGCTTTCACATCCTAATATATCTTAAATGTGTTCGACATTTTGtccgtgtgtgtttggttgGTTTATGCTCATGGATCATTCCAACATTTGTGTGATTGCATGATGGGAGAAGTTGCAGTTGTAATATGTAACCAAAGCATTTACAACTAAAATGAAGGTGCAGCTTTTAAAGGCAGTAAAATATCTGACTTATCTGACATAGAGGTCTGATGTTAATACTTGTACCAAGTGTTATTAAGTTGAGTAAATGAGGCAGTTGATTCGGAAGAAATATGAGTAatggacattttaatgtttattgacCGTCTTTAATTGCAAGTAAAAACATCCAAAGTGTGAGTTGTGTAATCAGGCGGCGATGAAGAAACTcaacagagaagaaacagaagtgAAACAAGTCAGTGAACATGGCAATCAGATTAAAGTAGTTGCTCACTGAACACTAAAATAAGGTGGagcattaaataaataagacataaGCTACAAgaattatgaataaaataaatgggaATTTTTGATTAACACTTTTAAGAGGTCATTTGTCTGAATTTGCTTTGATGAAACATTACATGATGTGAAAGTTTTACTTCAACATAATTATTGACACATTTCACCCCTGCGTGACTCCTTATTATAGACCAATTACCCACAAGCCAAGAGACCACTTTggaaagtcatatttttaaaatcagtttattttagATACAGAGTGATTATTCACAAGGGATCCtgaaatatatctatatattgtAATTGGAGACACGGCCTTGCTTTAAAGACTCACCTCACTCTCCCAGACTATAACATGCAGTGATTAAacctcaaataaaataaagacctTTTCATATCCGAGTAACTTCTTGTTCAGTACTGTTAGTATGCATTTAACTCCCTCTGATGGCTTCACGAAGAaagtttgtgtctctttctttccttgctGTAGTTCACAGTTTATCCTTGTTACTTCACTGactgatgatggtggtggtgaccTGAtcaagtttttcctcttttttacttttacttgtgtgtttttcttgttagTTTAAGCTTGTTTCAtagatttaaagcaacattctGTAATGGTGAGAACGTTCACGTGTCAGTGTCAGGAGGTCAAACATGTTTTAGCCCAATAACGACAATCTAATTTAATACAGTGTTCCTGTAGAGACTGCAGTGACAGCCAGCCTGTTGTAACTATTAACATCTGGTGTCACCTACAGGCACTAAACAGTActgctgcagtttttatttagtCTCAGTTATGactaaaaatgaatcatttaacaATGAACAAATGAGCAAATACATAAAGGctaaaatatatacacagataaatacattatgtctaattaataaattaatcaaaaGCTGAAGTGAATTTATGAATAGATATATTAAATATCACATAAATATCACAAATATGTATTCACGACACTCAAATTgatacagaaatcatttatttctgcatttcttttGTTGTAGAAGTTCAAACTATATTTAGAGAATTATATATtcccatatttatatttttattttgtaattgtgTTTGACTATGTAAGATACAGTGGTGTCTACAGTGTTACATTTTTGGTGATTAATCATAAAATGACAAAGTTTTGTACTCATATATTTGTTCATATCTTTTTGCTGTCATGTATATATGAAAACAGCACCACAGACCTATTGTGAGTAGGTATTGCACCTGATCTCAAGTTTTAGTAATAATATTGTTGGATTTTGGATGtttccttttcatttatttcacttcacctgcagcacagtcgtcatttttaatattactattattagtTCTAATTACTAATGTCAATAAAATCATCCGATTCAGCTGCGATCAAACATCTTTTTCTTGAAACTAACATCTAGAGCAGCTGCAGATAAACAGATAAACTGATAATAAGAAGTGTTTCACACTCTGAATCTTCAGATACCATCAGCTTCCTGATGAAGCACAAAACCAGCATGTGTGGTTTTGTCTTTATGCTTGTGACACCCAGTCGACTCAATCGCTCAACTGTCTGCAATGTCATGAAACCTCCTTTTAATGGTGCCACATATCTAATTAAAACAGAACTTAACGTAACATCAGTgggccaaaaaaacacaaaccaaaaacgTTTTGACGTCTACATGTACTTTGACTTTTTAGTTTGTTCTATCTGCTAACATAGAGGGGGCAAAGGTTATGCCCACCAGGGGGCGATCAAGATGTTTCGGCTCCACTGTCCCGTCATCCATCTTTACCaacaggttaaaaataaaaagacgaGAGAAAACATCAATCTGACAGCTGAGATCAAACTATTTAGATTTTAGCTGCTGACACAAACAATGCTGAAATAACTACTTCATGATGACAAGCAACTTTTGAAATGGTTGTTTTCTGAATTGAGTTTACATTCATCAGGGATATGCTAACTTAGTTCATGGTCAAGTAAACTGGATGTAACAGACATGTTTCCAGCACTTACAATATAGTGCAACTTCCTGTCTTACTTACtgtctgtataaatatgaagtcaTTTCATAGAGCTCTATGTCTGCACAGagactgaaaataaattgaCCATGCATGAATTATCTGTAACCGCATTTCCTCTTCAGGGTCACAGTGAGGCTGGAGCCTGACTGTGGGCAAGAGGGGTGGTAAACCCTGGACAAGTTGACAGTTTaccacagagcacagagacaaacacacacattcacacctatgggcaatttagggtcactaattaacctgttaacTGCATGTCATTGGACTGGCGGAGGAAGAACCCGGTGAGAAACCATGCAGAGACTGTGAGACCATGAACACAGAAAGGCCaaagccgaggttcaaaccatGTACTAGGTCAGTGTttttcaatcctggtcctcggggaccactgccctgcatgttttagatgtttctgctttaacacacctgattcaaatgagtggcttgttatcaggccactgcagtGTTCGATGACGAGttgatcatttgaatcaggtgtggtggatCCAGATCAGATCAGAATCTGGTGTTTATTCCTCCAGAAGCTCTGGTTCTGCCTCAGGGTCTCTCCTCTTCAGCTCCCCCAGCctcagcagctgtctgtggGCTAGCAGTAgctctttccttcttctttacCCAGTTAACCATTTCTTTGCCCTTGTGTTggactgaggacagactgaaTGCTGCAGTGACTCACAAGCTAGACGGCAACACAAAACATAGATGTCTATGACATATTGTCCCTCTTCACCTTCtgtctataatatatatattttttttcaagtttcatGAAATATATGTGTAAATTTTGTAACTGTTGCTCATTaagattatttaaaatattttctttgtaaataatttgaaaatatttgcTACCATTTCATAAATTTTATCAGTCAATGGGGGTCCAAGctgcagatattttttttacagtgtggagATCAGCTGTCAGCTTTTTTCTGAAGTGAAACTCAAGAGTCCAACAGATGCAGGAAGCAGCCGATAATAAATGTAGCACAGGAAGTCATGTGCTGACCACGCTGTGAAAATCATCTGCCCCACTTGAGTACACTGACATGTTGTAGAcaatagaaagaaaacagaaacatcagataTGGAGTCTTGATTCCTGACAGGGAAATACTAATTAATAAAAAACTACAGATAATTctatgatgaaatatttatgaCAAATAGCTTTTACCTGGTAGATCTTATTGTATTTTATCACTTGGGCTCACTGTTATTAAGTCCCTCATTGGTCATAATTATGAGAATCTCATATGTTTGATACAAAATAACTCAATATTTAATAATGTATCTTATTatcattttgattttgtgtcTTAATTATTGGAAGAGTAATTAGATAAAACTCAGTTGGGGCAGCTGTTTGCTAAGTTGTTAAAATATGAGGTGCCTGGAGAGGCATTCAAAGATGGTTACTAGGGTTTTCAATGTGGTTGCTACAGGTGTTACTAAATGGTGGTTCAGGTTTTCATGCTGGTGGCTGAAAACTGCCCCAGTATGTGCTGGAGGTCACGACCTGATTAAGTCAACAGCACTATGTCATCTGCAAAGAACAGAGATGTAATTCTGAGGTCACTCCCTCCGCCATTGGAGGATGTGGAGGCGTGTCATTTTTAAGTTGTTATAAGATATCAGTAGCTTGCTGGAGCATTCAAAGATGGTTGCTAAGGTTCTCAGTGTGGTTACTAATCCgttactaaataataataataacaacaacaacattaacaatagtaataataatggtTTGTCTTTGACAAAAATGGCTCAAACAGTTCAAATAACCAAATTTGATCCATAGTTTCAAGGACTGTTTCTTGCTGGTGTTCTCTGGTAAGGGATTACTGATTAGGTAGCCTTTTGTTAGGTAGTTAGTGTATTAGGTGGTTGCTATGGTGATACTAATCTAATACCTACTTTGTTAATATGATTATGAGTCCCACTTTCTGGCATAATATCTATTAACTTAAATTTTATGAGGTACAAAATCATAATTTGATCTCCAGGCCAAACAGTTTATActtgatttgaataaaaaatgtaacttttttttttcttgtgtgtggttcattttttacagtgagCAGTGCAGCTGTGATGACTCGCGGCACTTCAGTAGCTGTCTATTTCAATGTGGTGTTTGCGATGACAGTTTGTCAGTGTGGTTTGGTGTCATCATGAAGATCGTTCTGCTCATCGCTCTTCTCACAGGTAATCTGCTCTCTACTCTTCAAACAAttatttatcttgttttatATTGTCAATTCTTAATTTAAAAGTAGTAAActtttttcaggttttcagaaaacttcaaacttctcatttttattttctttactttgtctttctttgcatTTGTCTCCTGTGAGCTGTAAAACACTCGGCTGTAAAAGTCATTTGTTGTGGTCAACAAGTGTTAGATTCAGCAGTGACCAAAGTCTCACGTTACATTAACAGATAAGAAGTGCTGCTAGTCCCCAAAACCAAAATGCTGATTTTGTTATTATCATGTCGTCAGTTTTTGTCACCCGTTGTGGGCACatttgaaaacagacacagcagggCAAAATCAGTATAACAGCTAAAAGAAAGTATAAAATtacagacaggaggacacacCCATCTGAGATCTGTTCAATAAACAAGCTGAATTTAGATTTTAGCTGCTGACACAAGCTGAGAAGTAGCTGCTGATCAGAGGAGTTAAattcactgtctgtttttttgtatttacagtcGGTGAATGTGGTGGAAGCCCTGTTGTTGGTTATGAAGGTCAAAACGTCACTCTGTCATGTAAATATGACATCAAGTATCACAAACCGCAGTCAATCTGTTGGGGTCGAGGAGATATTCCAAACAGGGGCTGTAACAACCAGCTCATCTCCACAGACGGATACAAAGTGGAAGAAAGAGTTTCTAGCAGGTATCAGTTAGTGGGACGACTGGATGACGGTGATGTTTCTCTGACGATACTGAACCTAACAGACTCAGATGCTGGACGGTATGGATGCAGAGTGCACGTATATGGATTGTTCAATgatgaaaaacatcacattgaTCTGAACATCAAAGGAGgtgagaaattatttttatctgtttgcACAAATGCTTTTTATTAATAGACTGGTAGAATATCAGCAGTGAGATCTacaacagagacaggaaacataCTGATGAGTCCTAAAGCAGTTTAGCTGTAAGGGTGATGCTTAAGGGTTATGGTTAGCTTGGCTAGTCCAGCTCCACCTTAAATGCCAAACATACCCCAAGACAACGGGGAATACAGAACTGAGGTGGTTTTTCTTTAGCACCCCAAAACTGAGTCATCCTCCCATTAAATATGACCAGACTGATGTACAGTAGGTGGATGTGCTCGGCCTGCAAgatctgctgctgatgatgtAACATCCGTACATCAACTACTAGCCACTAGCAATGTGTTACAACAACGAGGCACACCACGACCGAACACAGCCTCTGAGACTGGCCAGAAATACACCACAGCACAGTACAATGTGTTGCTAAAGTAACTTAGTTAACCACTGTAATAGAAATGCAATgcctttgtttcattcactaGAGATGCACAACCTCCCTCGTCTTAACATAAGAaaccagctccttttgtctttgtaaattgtgatgcctagactcaactttgcacctaaatacaagatcctgAAGGATACTTCAGGTGTAAAACATAGCAACGGGGGGCCTGCGCCAATACTTGCAACAGACAGAAGGGGCCTTCTTGAAGGGGCATCTCCTTGGgcagacaaagggatgtgaaaggagtcgcccctcaggtataaatatctaGGTGTCCCCATATTTGGggtcttttctccatctttcaccGCTCGCATgttgaactgaccttttctctgcaaagaaaataaaagccttgtcggccggcagaagtctctatttcattcttcaccagcaggaGAAAATGTCCACAACACCactaactgctgctaactgcaGTTGAATTACTTAGCCATGCAGCAATCTGACTCAGCTAACATCAGCCTTATTCCAGCCATGTTCAATGGAGGGCTGGTCATCCTGGGTCTGTTGCTCTCTAACGTCAAACACAGTTGGCTACTTTAGCAACAAATAAAGCTATCTGTCCAAAACAGAGCAGGTTGAGGACACCAGAGGGagtatgatccagtttcagccAAAAACAGTTATAAaagttatatattataaaagtCCTTTGTGCAATAGTCAGATCTTGGTTACCACTTGCAGATTAATCTTTAACTTGGTTCATGTTTCCTTCACTCTGAATGATCTTCACCACCATCAGAATAATACATTTGGAAACAGACCAGTCAGGGCACTTGTTGAGTCTATGTGGTTTCTCTGCAGCCACTGTAGCCTCACCATGGAGATAAGACTTGCAAAGGCGTTGTCTCAATACCATAACACAATAATTATGACCATAAATGAAACTATAAATTACACACGAAAAGTGCAGCTGAGGAATGTAATGAAGTACATTTACTTACTGCTACTAATGTTACTTTTGACTTCTGCTTCAGCACATTTCAAagggaaatattgtttttactacatttatttaacggctttaatattgaaaaaataatcacaGAGTCAGATGCTGTTAGATGATTTGACAAACATTATGTCTGAAGCACACAGTGTTAAATCTTTTAATGTCACATGAATTATCTGCTTCAGCTTCATCGACCACCACATCAACAACACTGGACAGACGGACATCCACAGAGGAGAcaacacacaattacacaacagGTACAATCAGACAGTGAGTAACACTGTCGGTGTCAGTTTACGTGAACTTTTGAATCCAGACTACACATCATGTGTCTTTATAACTCGTTATCATGACATCATACTGCTTACATGGCTGTACTAAAAAcactttcatttcctgttcCTTCAGGTCAGCTGACCTCCACAGAGACCATTATAACTTCCTCAACCAACAGCGAGCATACAGACAAGgtgagagaaatgaaaaagagaaaagtgtgaaagaaaaaggtgTGAAAAGGTTTATGTGAAAAGAAACCCAGTCTCTGATGAAACTTACCAAGTGGGAGCTAGTTAGTCTTACTTGCTAGCCTAACTTACTTTGGCCCTCTCTAGACAGTAACCCTTGATTTGCAAGAACCCAACCAATAGTTACTTCTGCTTGAAAATATTCTTGCGCAGTCACACAGAGATAAAAAGGGCTGAATTTGCTATTCTAGTTACAGATTGTACCAAAGCTTTTAGAAAGTCAAGTGATGTTGTATAAATAGTGACCACATACAGTTTTGGTGGATGAAGGTTAAGGTGTCGAGTCTATTTGGTTAGGTTTTGACACCAAGTCTATTTGGTTAGTTCAATTCTGGACAAATTTAATGGCAACTCATTTAGTTTACAAATACTACAAAGAGTACTGATGGTACATTTTGGCTAACCACTCTGATTTgcgtgcatgtttttgtgttttacataaGCAGGAGTCGACCAGCGTGGCTGTGGTTCTTGTGGGAGCTTTGTTCGGATTGATAGCTTTGACCACAGCAGTTGGAGTCGTCATCATGGGTAAGTCAACAGTCAGTGTTCCCATGGCTGTCCTCACTTCTTCACACCCACAACTAGTTTAACACAGTTTTATAGCTGACTCAAAAAACGTCACATTTTAACTAAGAGAGGAACAAGTGGTCAATAGGCCATGTGGCATGTTGCCAGAAGAAAACTTGACTGTGCTGGTGTTTACATGTGTTACATGTATTGCACACACGTGAACTAACCAGTAGTCCTGGACTCACTCCTTCTGTTGCCTTTAACACACAATAGTCTGTGGGCTTATGGATAATGAGAACTGATATCAATGTAGGATATCAGACTGATCTAAACATATGATGTGAAACATGGCTAGAACAGAAACTGGAAGTTGGGGTTTCTTTTCTATTCTCTATTATGAGGTTCCCGGATGTGCTGAGGCAATAACCATGAACCACAGCATCTCCAGTCCACGTTCGACTAGAAACATTTGTTGGATGCCTTTCctcatctgtgtctctgttcacTTACTTTATCTCGATAGTGT encodes the following:
- the LOC104935315 gene encoding T-cell immunoglobulin and mucin domain-containing protein 4; the protein is MKIVLLIALLTVGECGGSPVVGYEGQNVTLSCKYDIKYHKPQSICWGRGDIPNRGCNNQLISTDGYKVEERVSSRYQLVGRLDDGDVSLTILNLTDSDAGRYGCRVHVYGLFNDEKHHIDLNIKGASSTTTSTTLDRRTSTEETTHNYTTGQLTSTETIITSSTNSEHTDKESTSVAVVLVGALFGLIALTTAVGVVIMGRRWRQLNKIPTHQHQVNSSVQFNSVQLQSRGLAEENIYQIDGGSDVAGNGGEYEYCP